In the Lysinibacillus sp. PLM2 genome, one interval contains:
- a CDS encoding UPF0061 protein — protein MTNNFGWKFDNSYVRLPESFYTRVNPTPVTAPKLVVLNKALADSLGLNAGELNSGDGVAMLAGNNIPDGAEPIAQSYAGHQFGHFTMLGDGRAVLLGEHVTPEGERFDIQLKGAGRTPYSRGGDGRAALGPMLREYIISEAMDALGIPTTRSLAVVSTGEEIMRERDLPGAILTRVAASHLRVGTFQYAAKWGTFEELQTLAEYAIVRHYPDIEYDDTRYGNFLHAVVERQAELIAKWMLVGFIHGVMNTDNMTISGETIDYGPCAFMDTFDRKTVFSSIDTHGRYAYGNQPQIGVWNLARFAECLIPLIDKDEEKSVELAQSILEEFSKIYNVKWLSGMRAKLGLFNEEEQDEALIYELLDLMEKHRADYTNTFRALTINKLENMALFVSKEFQEWNVKWGARLNRQKQSKDEVLELMKVSNPSVIPRNHRVEEALEAASKGDLSVMEKLLNVLADPYSYTPEQEDYCSLPEPTNKPYRTFCGT, from the coding sequence ATGACAAATAATTTTGGTTGGAAGTTTGATAATAGTTACGTACGTCTACCGGAATCTTTTTATACAAGGGTCAATCCTACGCCTGTTACAGCTCCTAAATTAGTTGTATTAAATAAAGCTTTAGCTGATTCCCTTGGATTAAATGCTGGTGAGTTAAATAGTGGTGATGGTGTAGCGATGTTAGCTGGAAACAATATTCCAGATGGAGCAGAACCAATTGCGCAAAGTTATGCAGGACATCAATTCGGTCATTTTACGATGCTAGGAGATGGTCGTGCAGTTTTACTTGGAGAGCATGTAACACCAGAGGGCGAACGATTTGATATTCAATTAAAAGGTGCAGGAAGAACTCCTTACTCAAGAGGTGGAGATGGTCGTGCAGCACTTGGCCCAATGTTGAGGGAATATATTATTAGTGAAGCAATGGATGCATTAGGCATTCCCACAACTCGAAGTTTAGCTGTCGTTTCAACAGGTGAAGAAATTATGCGTGAAAGGGATTTACCAGGTGCTATTCTTACAAGAGTAGCAGCAAGTCATCTACGAGTCGGTACTTTCCAATATGCTGCAAAGTGGGGGACTTTTGAGGAGCTTCAAACACTCGCAGAATATGCGATTGTAAGGCATTATCCAGATATTGAATATGATGATACGAGATATGGAAATTTCCTTCATGCAGTAGTGGAACGCCAAGCAGAATTAATTGCAAAATGGATGTTAGTGGGCTTTATTCATGGTGTAATGAATACAGACAATATGACGATTAGTGGTGAAACAATCGATTATGGTCCGTGTGCATTTATGGATACCTTCGATCGGAAAACAGTGTTTAGTTCTATAGATACTCACGGTCGATATGCTTATGGCAATCAACCGCAAATCGGGGTTTGGAATTTAGCGCGCTTTGCGGAATGTTTAATCCCACTTATTGATAAAGATGAAGAAAAATCTGTTGAGTTAGCACAAAGTATCCTTGAGGAGTTTTCAAAAATTTATAATGTAAAATGGCTATCAGGCATGCGTGCAAAACTAGGGTTATTTAATGAAGAAGAACAAGATGAAGCCCTCATTTACGAACTACTAGATTTAATGGAAAAGCATCGTGCAGATTACACAAATACATTTCGTGCATTGACGATAAACAAACTTGAAAACATGGCGCTATTTGTATCGAAAGAATTCCAAGAATGGAACGTTAAATGGGGAGCAAGGCTAAATCGTCAAAAACAATCAAAAGATGAAGTGCTAGAATTAATGAAAGTAAGCAACCCATCGGTTATTCCACGCAACCATCGTGTAGAGGAAGCTTTGGAAGCTGCTAGTAAAGGGGATCTTAGCGTTATGGAGAAATTGCTAAATGTATTAGCAGATCCATATTCCTACACACCTGAGCAAGAAGACTACTGTTCTTTACCTGAACCAACAAATAAACCATATAGAACGTTTTGTGGAACATAA
- a CDS encoding Msr family ABC-F type ribosomal protection protein, giving the protein MEQTCFELENIEVNHLDKEILKIDRLSVHQFDRIGIVGKNGAGKSTLLKLLAGKMKPTSGVVKRHVESGYFEQLEPPTSFEADAAFIGKLSIPKDSEKLSGGEQTRLKLAQTFSHYYEAYLFDEPTTHLDHDGISFLIEELRYYYGALVIISHDRELLDELVTTIWEVRDGQVHVYSGNYSDYLTQKQLEREQQNLAHEQYLKEKSRLEKAAQEKMKKAEKIAQANNMSKKESKAKANRMFETKSKSSSQKAIHKAAKAIEQRVEKLEVVEAVEEERQIVFRQSKALELHNKFPIMANRLTLKIADKILLEEVSFQLPLGKKIAITGPNGGGKSTLLQYIVNKGEGLTISPKAKIGYFHQMSYQFSSDETVFQFIKNRSNYDDGFLRNVLHLMQFEGTDLIKNVKSLSGGEAIRLYLCQLFLGEYNILILDEPTNFLDIHAIEALEKFIKGYKGTVIFVSHDKTFIKNVADLKFYIKENKLIQV; this is encoded by the coding sequence ATGGAACAAACATGTTTTGAATTAGAAAATATTGAAGTGAATCATTTAGATAAAGAAATATTGAAAATTGATAGACTCTCAGTTCATCAATTTGATCGCATTGGGATTGTAGGAAAAAATGGTGCTGGAAAAAGTACCTTGTTAAAACTATTAGCAGGTAAGATGAAACCAACCAGTGGCGTTGTAAAAAGACATGTAGAAAGTGGCTATTTTGAACAGCTTGAACCGCCTACATCCTTTGAAGCGGATGCAGCATTTATAGGAAAGTTGTCCATCCCAAAGGATTCGGAAAAATTAAGTGGTGGCGAACAGACTAGACTAAAGCTTGCACAAACCTTTTCCCATTATTATGAGGCTTACTTATTTGATGAACCCACGACACATCTTGATCATGACGGGATTTCCTTTTTAATAGAAGAGTTAAGATATTATTATGGAGCTCTCGTCATCATCAGCCATGATCGTGAGCTGCTTGATGAACTAGTGACAACCATTTGGGAAGTTCGTGATGGTCAAGTACATGTCTATTCAGGGAATTATAGTGACTATCTTACACAAAAGCAATTAGAAAGAGAACAGCAAAATCTAGCGCACGAACAATATCTAAAAGAGAAAAGTAGACTTGAAAAAGCTGCACAAGAAAAAATGAAAAAGGCAGAGAAAATAGCCCAAGCAAACAACATGTCGAAAAAAGAATCGAAAGCAAAAGCAAATCGCATGTTTGAAACGAAATCAAAATCATCTAGTCAAAAAGCTATTCACAAAGCTGCAAAAGCTATTGAACAACGAGTGGAAAAACTTGAAGTCGTTGAGGCAGTAGAAGAGGAAAGGCAAATCGTATTTCGTCAATCGAAAGCTTTGGAATTACACAACAAGTTTCCCATTATGGCGAACCGTCTTACACTCAAAATTGCGGATAAAATATTATTAGAAGAGGTCAGCTTTCAACTACCACTAGGTAAAAAAATTGCCATTACAGGACCAAATGGAGGTGGGAAAAGTACCCTGCTTCAATATATAGTAAACAAGGGAGAAGGATTAACAATCTCGCCTAAAGCGAAAATTGGGTACTTTCATCAAATGAGCTATCAATTCTCATCAGATGAAACGGTCTTTCAATTTATAAAAAACCGTTCTAATTACGATGATGGATTTTTAAGAAATGTCCTTCATTTAATGCAATTTGAGGGTACAGACCTAATAAAAAATGTAAAATCCCTTAGTGGAGGAGAAGCTATTCGACTGTATTTATGCCAATTGTTTCTCGGAGAATATAATATTTTGATACTAGACGAACCAACAAATTTCTTAGATATTCATGCGATTGAAGCTTTAGAAAAATTTATTAAAGGTTATAAAGGTACAGTTATTTTTGTTTCCCATGACAAAACATTTATTAAAAATGTAGCAGATTTAAAATTTTATATAAAAGAGAATAAATTAATACAGGTTTAG
- the nrdI gene encoding protein NrdI produces the protein MIVYASRTGNVRYIVSKLKANSIELTENLKVDTSYLLITYTDRLGEVPAKVSRFLEKNGHLCRGVVVSGNTNFGHQYFGAAGDKIALDYHVPLVRKIELRGFQSDYDAIQQFYEMRVENENLLNA, from the coding sequence ATGATTGTTTATGCAAGCAGGACTGGAAATGTTCGATATATTGTGTCGAAATTAAAAGCGAATTCAATTGAACTTACAGAGAATTTAAAAGTGGACACTTCATACCTTTTAATCACATATACAGATCGATTGGGAGAAGTTCCAGCGAAGGTCTCACGTTTTTTAGAAAAAAACGGACATCTTTGCAGAGGAGTCGTAGTAAGTGGAAATACAAATTTTGGTCATCAATATTTTGGCGCTGCAGGCGATAAGATAGCGCTGGACTATCATGTTCCATTAGTAAGAAAAATTGAATTGCGTGGCTTTCAATCAGACTATGATGCAATTCAACAGTTTTATGAAATGAGGGTGGAAAATGAAAACTTACTTAACGCTTAA
- the nrdE gene encoding ribonucleoside-diphosphate reductase subunit alpha: MKTYLTLNNEVLNRYSSTGRLELEKDREATRHYFLEFVNGKLRNFNDIEEKIHYLVDEDYYEKDFIELYEMEFIKKLYEKAYAYKFRFPSFMSASKFYDSYAMKSRDGEEILEKYEDRIVIIALYLAQGNEELAERAVEAMMEAYQPATPTALNSGKKARGELVSCFKLTMDDSMNSIAENIGYCLELSRLGGGVGVNLTDLRPLGDPIKGILNRASGVLPVAKLLENSFSYSNQLGQRNGSGVAYLNIFHADIENFISSKKPNADDKIRLATLSTGIIIPNIFFELMRKDEDIVLFSPYDIYNEYGKRMSEISITEMYDELLNNPNIRKIKRLNARSLYTEVKKAQFESGYPFEIFDDNVNDVHPLKNIGRVKMSNLCTEILQMQVTSVITDQDQPNEYGLDVSCNLGSIDIHAASKSKDFDKLIDTSMRLLTNVSSMTNIKNVPSVAKANQMMHSVGLGAMNLHGHLVSQGILYGSKDSIDFTDCFMEAMNYYSLKSSMEIAKERGETFYRFEDSDYASGVYFEDYVNKEEKELSPIVLKALGNIPIITKQMWQTLKRDVMKYGLFHSYRLAVAPTGSISYIRSCTASIAPCTERVEIRDYADSRTIYPMPHLTNENSSLYVEAYDLNPYDMIDLYAAAQKHVDQGISMTLYVTNAWTTEQLAKIYIYAWTKGIKSVYYVRQRLQTIEECVACQI, encoded by the coding sequence ATGAAAACTTACTTAACGCTTAACAATGAAGTACTGAATCGTTATAGCTCAACAGGGAGACTAGAGTTAGAAAAAGATCGTGAAGCAACAAGACATTATTTTTTAGAATTTGTGAATGGCAAATTACGCAACTTTAATGATATTGAAGAAAAAATTCATTATTTAGTTGATGAAGACTATTATGAAAAGGATTTTATTGAGTTGTATGAAATGGAATTTATTAAGAAGTTGTATGAAAAGGCATATGCATACAAATTCCGTTTCCCATCGTTCATGAGTGCAAGTAAGTTTTATGATAGCTATGCAATGAAAAGTCGAGATGGAGAAGAAATTCTAGAAAAATACGAAGACCGTATCGTGATTATTGCATTATACTTAGCCCAAGGTAATGAGGAACTTGCAGAAAGAGCAGTAGAAGCGATGATGGAAGCATACCAACCAGCAACGCCAACAGCCTTAAATAGTGGGAAAAAGGCACGTGGGGAACTAGTAAGCTGCTTTAAACTTACAATGGATGATTCCATGAATAGCATTGCTGAAAATATTGGATATTGTTTAGAGCTATCTCGTCTTGGTGGGGGCGTAGGGGTTAATTTAACGGATTTGCGCCCATTAGGTGATCCCATCAAAGGTATTTTAAATCGTGCAAGTGGGGTACTTCCAGTTGCCAAGCTATTAGAGAATTCTTTCTCTTACTCAAATCAGCTTGGGCAACGCAATGGCTCAGGTGTTGCTTATTTAAATATTTTCCATGCGGATATTGAAAACTTCATTTCTTCGAAAAAGCCAAATGCAGATGATAAAATCCGTCTGGCCACATTATCTACAGGAATCATCATCCCAAATATTTTCTTTGAGTTAATGAGAAAAGATGAAGATATCGTATTATTCAGCCCTTATGATATTTATAACGAGTACGGGAAACGTATGTCTGAAATTTCGATTACAGAAATGTATGATGAGTTATTAAACAATCCAAATATCCGGAAAATCAAACGACTCAATGCGCGGAGTCTCTATACAGAAGTGAAAAAAGCACAATTTGAATCAGGATATCCGTTTGAAATCTTCGATGATAATGTTAATGACGTACACCCACTGAAAAATATTGGACGAGTGAAAATGTCAAACTTATGTACTGAGATTTTACAAATGCAGGTGACAAGTGTGATTACAGATCAGGATCAACCGAATGAGTATGGTCTTGATGTGTCTTGTAATTTGGGTTCAATTGATATTCATGCAGCGAGTAAGAGTAAGGATTTTGATAAATTAATTGATACATCCATGCGACTTCTTACAAACGTATCGTCTATGACGAACATTAAAAATGTTCCTTCAGTGGCAAAAGCCAATCAAATGATGCATTCAGTTGGTCTAGGAGCGATGAACCTTCATGGTCACCTTGTATCACAAGGAATTCTTTACGGCTCAAAAGATTCTATTGATTTTACAGATTGTTTTATGGAAGCCATGAACTATTATTCTCTTAAATCTTCAATGGAAATTGCAAAAGAGCGCGGCGAAACTTTCTATCGATTTGAAGATAGTGATTATGCATCAGGGGTTTATTTTGAAGATTATGTAAATAAAGAAGAGAAAGAATTATCCCCAATTGTGTTAAAAGCACTTGGTAATATTCCAATTATCACGAAACAAATGTGGCAAACACTTAAAAGAGATGTTATGAAATATGGTTTGTTCCATAGCTATCGGTTAGCCGTGGCGCCAACGGGTTCCATATCTTATATAAGATCTTGCACAGCCTCCATAGCGCCGTGTACAGAACGTGTAGAAATCCGAGACTATGCTGATAGCCGTACGATTTACCCAATGCCACATCTAACAAACGAAAATTCGTCTTTATATGTGGAAGCATACGATTTGAATCCTTATGACATGATTGATTTATATGCAGCAGCACAAAAACATGTGGACCAAGGAATATCAATGACCCTTTATGTTACAAATGCCTGGACGACTGAGCAGCTAGCGAAGATTTATATTTACGCTTGGACAAAGGGAATCAAGTCCGTCTATTATGTTCGTCAACGATTACAAACGATCGAGGAGTGTGTAGCATGTCAAATCTAA
- the dut gene encoding deoxyuridine 5'-triphosphate nucleotidohydrolase, with translation MNYKVNIKRIHDEAQMPLQANPGDAGMDLYSIETVEIPAGEARLIKTGIQIELPKGTEAQIRPRSGLALKHSITVLNSPGTIDEGYRGEIGVILMNHGKESFTVEKSMRIAQMVIQIVPEVQLIEVDELSQTERGTAGFGSSGTK, from the coding sequence ATGAACTACAAAGTAAACATCAAAAGAATTCACGATGAAGCCCAAATGCCGCTACAAGCAAACCCTGGAGATGCGGGAATGGATCTTTACTCAATAGAAACTGTAGAAATCCCCGCAGGAGAAGCAAGATTAATTAAAACAGGAATACAAATTGAACTACCTAAAGGCACAGAAGCTCAAATTCGCCCAAGAAGTGGGCTAGCATTAAAACATAGTATTACCGTATTAAATAGTCCTGGAACAATCGATGAAGGATACAGGGGAGAAATAGGCGTAATATTGATGAATCATGGTAAAGAATCTTTTACTGTAGAAAAATCAATGCGTATTGCGCAAATGGTCATCCAAATAGTCCCTGAAGTTCAGTTAATAGAAGTGGATGAACTTTCCCAGACTGAACGTGGAACAGCAGGCTTTGGATCAAGTGGAACAAAATAA
- a CDS encoding ABC transporter ATP-binding protein, whose amino-acid sequence MFLKKIELLRDEISSYRKYPFSIPTIRNFTQLELKSNVTFFVGENGSGKSTLLEAIADQCGFNTAGGGRNNLYEVHASESALTNYIRLSWLPKVSNGFFLRAESFYNFASHIDELAAEFPSIYDAYGGNSLHEQSHGESFLSLFLNRFKGKAIYLLDEPEAALSPQRQLTFLKILHDLSTAGDTQFIIATHSPILLGYPDATIFSFDEECIEEVDYESTDHYQITKYFLDNRERFLRELLSDEER is encoded by the coding sequence ATGTTTTTAAAAAAGATTGAATTACTTCGCGATGAAATATCATCCTATAGAAAATATCCTTTTTCAATTCCAACAATACGCAATTTCACACAACTAGAATTAAAAAGCAATGTCACTTTTTTTGTAGGTGAAAATGGTTCAGGAAAATCAACATTGCTTGAAGCAATAGCAGATCAATGCGGATTTAATACAGCAGGTGGAGGACGCAACAATTTATATGAAGTACACGCATCTGAATCAGCGCTTACAAACTACATAAGACTTTCTTGGTTACCGAAAGTATCAAATGGTTTTTTTCTAAGGGCAGAATCCTTCTACAATTTTGCTTCTCATATTGATGAGCTTGCAGCTGAATTTCCAAGTATTTATGATGCATATGGTGGGAATTCCTTGCACGAGCAATCCCATGGTGAGTCATTTTTATCCCTTTTTTTGAACCGATTCAAAGGAAAGGCAATTTATCTATTGGACGAACCTGAGGCAGCTCTTTCACCACAACGACAGCTAACGTTTTTGAAAATCCTACATGATTTATCAACTGCTGGAGATACGCAATTTATTATTGCCACACATTCACCTATATTATTAGGCTATCCAGATGCAACTATTTTTAGCTTTGATGAGGAATGTATTGAAGAAGTTGACTATGAATCGACGGACCATTATCAAATTACAAAATATTTTTTAGATAATAGAGAGCGATTTTTGCGGGAGCTTCTTAGTGATGAAGAGAGATAA
- a CDS encoding MFS transporter, translated as MGEIMGSRSWRALIWISIAELFALSLWFSASVIAPQIIEFWNIDESYEGWLSSAVPLGFVIGTLFSSAFGIADRFNARKIFALSALFGAILNGLLMFIHFAFLGILLRILTGVTLAGVYPIAVKMLSQWFPRKRGLAIGVLIAALTLGSALPHFVKVFFANVDWQSIIISTSLLAILAAIIVYWILEDAPIRLKNTPFSMKLVSKVVRNKAVMLANYGYFGHCWELYGMWTWLPAFLAASFTAASTNVSNWFIALSSFIVIGVAGGIGCIVGGFVSDKIGRSNLTIISMIISAICCILIGLTFTHSIWLTFIIAIIWGASIISDSAQFSAAVSEVAEEDYVGTALTFQMCIGFLITIFSINLVPIIQKAIGWEWVFIILAIGPILGTIAMFKYKRFELNS; from the coding sequence ATGGGGGAAATTATGGGATCACGTTCATGGAGAGCGCTAATTTGGATTTCAATAGCGGAACTTTTTGCGTTAAGTCTCTGGTTTAGTGCATCTGTTATAGCACCGCAAATAATTGAATTTTGGAATATAGACGAAAGCTATGAGGGCTGGCTTTCTTCTGCTGTTCCACTTGGATTTGTCATTGGCACATTATTTAGTTCTGCATTTGGAATTGCAGATCGTTTTAATGCAAGAAAAATTTTTGCACTTTCAGCTTTGTTTGGTGCTATTTTAAATGGGTTATTAATGTTTATTCATTTTGCATTTTTAGGCATACTGTTACGAATATTAACTGGTGTGACGCTAGCAGGAGTTTATCCTATTGCTGTGAAAATGTTATCGCAATGGTTTCCAAGGAAAAGGGGACTTGCCATTGGTGTATTAATTGCAGCATTAACACTAGGGTCAGCTCTGCCTCATTTTGTAAAAGTATTTTTTGCCAATGTTGATTGGCAAAGCATTATTATTTCTACATCATTACTCGCCATATTAGCAGCAATCATCGTCTATTGGATACTAGAGGATGCACCAATAAGATTAAAAAATACACCATTTTCGATGAAATTAGTAAGTAAAGTAGTACGGAATAAGGCTGTTATGCTTGCGAATTACGGTTATTTTGGACACTGTTGGGAGTTATATGGCATGTGGACATGGTTGCCGGCCTTTTTAGCTGCAAGCTTTACTGCCGCTTCAACAAATGTGTCTAATTGGTTTATTGCATTAAGCTCCTTTATTGTAATTGGCGTTGCAGGTGGAATTGGATGTATTGTTGGTGGCTTTGTATCAGATAAAATAGGTCGTTCGAATTTAACGATTATTTCAATGATCATAAGTGCAATATGCTGTATTCTCATAGGTTTAACCTTTACTCATTCTATATGGCTGACATTTATCATTGCAATTATTTGGGGAGCAAGTATTATCTCTGATTCTGCTCAATTTTCTGCAGCCGTCTCGGAAGTAGCAGAAGAAGATTATGTTGGAACAGCGCTTACTTTCCAAATGTGTATTGGTTTTTTAATTACCATCTTTTCGATTAACTTAGTTCCAATCATCCAAAAAGCAATTGGATGGGAATGGGTTTTTATTATCTTAGCCATTGGTCCAATACTTGGCACCATCGCCATGTTTAAATACAAAAGATTTGAACTTAATTCGTAA
- a CDS encoding phosphoenolpyruvate synthase — protein sequence MKRYISTFKDKGSIEQDGGKGHNLKILTQSGFNVPEGIVIHADFYKEVYGTPIEFSYSNTELLKMQCEEMQKKVKEKELPSELMDEISYHINSDFLYAVRSSSTFEDLEGSAFAGQHETYLNVSVYDLEEKVKECFASLWNMHAVIYRKERGFSQDEASMAVVIQKMVPSESAGVAFSVDPIHGAFHRVFIESSFGLGENVVAGEGLTDTWVVDTKNNTIQENLAGEKGSLTKKQVLEISKLAKKIEKYYSSPQDIEWAIFEGDVYLLQSRPQTTIPAYFTRDESAERFPDPITPLTWDFVEEAFNISLEYSLRLMNIDLPTRPWFSKKGGYIYGNQTAVEMLALKRPLKLQKIEDILQFNEKYFWAHELAQQWENDLSLYLVRMGELNHVPNETNSLETFKHYFEKLFTSANEYFKPNIAISMTQSFLVGTLFEALLCKCGDQLVAKSNLEKILSLAKIRTANINKELANIKERELNNPEFQLFLEKYGHRELTFDYYYPTWAEKPEVLMDLVIPNQSLQQHETNGVKVLMDLTSGESDDVSESLYRLVQLAILYTELDDEEHFQTTRVNLLARKSIGILGRKLKLTDPYDLFFLNKHELYEILNGSAVNEQDLIQRRKEFQQLYNTAPVWNYSEKEEEMIELKDGVLKGVPGSAGMVEGEVCIVKNVDDFKNVKEGSILVTRTTNPAWTTLFYSAKGLITESGGPLSHGAVTAREVGIPAVMSVRNCLTILKDGDIVVVDGTRGIVKLKES from the coding sequence ATGAAACGCTATATTTCAACTTTTAAAGATAAAGGAAGTATCGAGCAAGATGGAGGAAAGGGTCATAATTTAAAAATTTTAACGCAAAGTGGATTTAATGTTCCTGAGGGAATCGTTATACATGCAGATTTTTACAAAGAGGTTTACGGTACACCGATTGAATTTTCTTATTCAAATACAGAACTGTTAAAGATGCAATGCGAAGAAATGCAAAAGAAAGTAAAAGAAAAAGAACTCCCATCGGAATTGATGGACGAAATATCTTATCATATTAACTCCGATTTTTTATATGCTGTTCGATCATCTTCCACATTTGAAGACTTAGAAGGATCAGCCTTTGCAGGACAGCATGAGACCTATTTAAATGTATCTGTTTATGACCTAGAAGAAAAGGTGAAAGAATGCTTTGCGTCTCTTTGGAATATGCACGCAGTTATCTATCGAAAGGAACGAGGCTTTTCACAGGATGAAGCAAGTATGGCTGTCGTCATTCAAAAAATGGTACCTAGTGAAAGTGCAGGGGTAGCATTCTCAGTCGATCCAATACACGGAGCATTTCATCGAGTATTCATCGAATCCAGCTTTGGACTTGGCGAAAATGTTGTTGCAGGTGAAGGATTAACAGATACATGGGTTGTGGATACGAAAAATAACACCATTCAAGAAAACTTAGCAGGGGAAAAAGGTAGTCTTACGAAAAAACAGGTTTTAGAAATAAGTAAATTAGCGAAAAAAATTGAAAAGTATTATTCATCACCACAAGATATTGAATGGGCTATTTTTGAAGGAGATGTTTATTTATTACAATCAAGACCACAAACTACAATTCCTGCTTACTTTACGAGAGATGAATCTGCAGAACGTTTCCCAGATCCAATAACTCCACTAACATGGGATTTTGTTGAGGAGGCATTTAATATTTCGCTTGAATATTCATTAAGATTAATGAATATTGACCTTCCAACGAGACCTTGGTTTTCTAAAAAAGGTGGTTATATTTATGGAAATCAGACTGCCGTTGAAATGTTAGCATTGAAAAGACCACTAAAATTGCAAAAAATTGAAGACATTCTTCAATTCAATGAAAAATATTTTTGGGCACATGAATTAGCTCAACAATGGGAAAACGATCTATCTCTATATTTAGTAAGAATGGGTGAGTTAAATCATGTTCCAAATGAAACAAATTCACTCGAAACATTTAAGCACTATTTTGAAAAATTATTTACTTCAGCAAATGAATATTTCAAACCAAATATTGCAATATCCATGACTCAAAGCTTCTTAGTTGGGACATTGTTTGAAGCGCTGCTTTGTAAATGTGGAGATCAACTAGTAGCAAAAAGTAATTTGGAGAAAATCTTATCGTTAGCAAAAATCCGTACAGCAAATATTAATAAGGAACTAGCAAATATAAAGGAGCGTGAGCTGAATAATCCTGAGTTTCAGTTGTTTTTGGAGAAATATGGCCATAGAGAGCTTACATTTGATTATTACTATCCAACATGGGCAGAAAAACCAGAAGTGTTAATGGATTTAGTCATACCAAATCAATCATTACAGCAGCATGAAACAAATGGGGTGAAGGTTTTAATGGATTTAACTTCAGGGGAATCAGATGATGTTTCAGAGTCTCTGTATCGTTTAGTACAGCTTGCGATTTTGTACACAGAGCTAGATGATGAGGAGCATTTTCAAACAACTAGAGTTAATTTACTAGCCAGAAAATCAATTGGTATCTTAGGTAGGAAATTAAAATTAACGGACCCTTACGATTTATTTTTCTTAAATAAACATGAGCTGTACGAGATTTTGAATGGAAGTGCTGTAAATGAACAGGACCTAATCCAAAGAAGAAAAGAATTTCAACAACTGTATAACACTGCACCTGTTTGGAACTATTCAGAAAAGGAAGAAGAAATGATCGAGTTAAAAGATGGCGTTTTAAAGGGTGTGCCAGGAAGTGCAGGTATGGTGGAAGGTGAAGTTTGTATTGTGAAAAACGTTGATGATTTTAAGAACGTAAAAGAAGGTAGCATTTTAGTTACAAGAACAACGAATCCTGCATGGACAACGCTTTTCTATTCTGCCAAAGGCCTCATTACAGAATCAGGTGGACCATTATCTCATGGAGCTGTTACTGCTAGGGAAGTTGGTATTCCAGCTGTAATGAGTGTTCGGAACTGTTTAACAATTTTAAAAGACGGAGATATTGTAGTCGTTGATGGAACGAGAGGAATTGTTAAATTAAAAGAATCATAA